Genomic window (Festucalex cinctus isolate MCC-2025b chromosome 7, RoL_Fcin_1.0, whole genome shotgun sequence):
cttgttttgtttattcttGGGGGCGATTTTGCAGGTGTGGCGACAACTCTTCTCCCCACTCCACGCCCTCAATTTCGGGGTGGGCAGCGACGCCACGCAGCACGTGCTCTGGAGACTGACCAACGGTGAACTGGACCACATCAGCCCAAAGGTTTTCCGTACATTTCGTCCGTTTCCATCACACGGACACTGCGGAGTCACCCGCTCGCTTTTGTCGCTCCAGATCGTCGTGCTGTGGGTGGGGACCCAAAATCGCGGTCACACCGCAGAGCAGATCTGCGGCGGCATTTTGGAAATCGTGCAAGTGATCAAGAACAAGCTGCCGCACTCTCACACGCTCGTGCTCGTAAGTAACCGGCACACTTTTGCACCGAGTCGTAGTAATTTGTGGTGGTCCAAAACTACACTGCATCACATTGAGaactgttcctaatattttgtctcTCTGCAGTGTAGTTCCATACTATGTTaaacattattataattataaggAAGATGATGATAACAATTAATAAACAAGCTTTTTTTAAGTAGTCATTTGGATGCCAGCCTATTTTAGTAAGAAACAGtggtttaaaaaatacttataCCAATTTACTGCCTTTACAGAATTTacagtagtgctgtcaaaattaatcttttaatcgacaagtaattatcaaattaatcgactactattttaataatcgagtaatcgttctgagccattttttctttttttttgtttaattgtacaaatcctctgatttcagcatatcaacaataGTTGTTTACTGATTTCTGCAagtcttcatgaaagaagactgattatcttctctgtttaatcaaaataagacatttgcaaacatctgtttttgctttggaaaacaatgaccgaaccagtAACATAGTACACCAATCACcccccgtttttttttatcactatatgaagtacgaaataaacaccaatcactggttaataaacagtaatcaagaaaaaaaaacttttgtaatTCAGAGTGTGCAGCTGTTTTAACGTCCATACCTCTCCTGTGCAGGGACTCCTCCCGAGAGGTAAATCCCCGAACCCGCTGCGGGATCGCAACGCCGAGGTCAACCGGTTGGTGCGAGAAGCCGTGGCCCGCCTCCCTCACGCCTCCTTCCTGAACGTGGACCCGGGCTTCGTGAACTCCAGCGGCAGCATCGCACACCAGGACATGTACGACTACCTTCACCTGAGCCCGCAGGCCTACCAGGCGGTGTGCGAGCCGCTGCACGCTCACCTCAAGTCCATGCTAGACAGGTCGGCCGAGAACTGAggaacacacactcacactcacgcacacacatagacGACTCGTACCAGTCCTTCACACTCTGCTAGCTTAGCAAGAATGATGAATAGAATCGATTGTGAGCGACGTGGTTGTCAATCACTGTTACAGGTAATGGGACCAAAACACTTCAATAAATGTGAAATGCGAGAGAGAACGACTGATGTCCCGCTTCAAGCCCACTCCCGTTTTCATCCCGTGATAACCCTCCATATATGACGTCATTATTACCCATAAGCACTTTTTGCTTCAGCTATcgtatttaaaagcaacagatGGAGAGGCTGTGGTCGTCGTACAAGCCCCGCTCGAATTCGGCTCTTAGGAACATTCCAATGCGTCATTTTCTGAGCAGTGTAAGCTGAGAAAGTGAATTAAAGGAAAACAACAGCATATTATTTTGGGTGTGTTTTGTTATTGGCCCGTCTCATCCATGCTGTGAACGACACAGTGATCCTGATGGCGTATGCCATTGTGGAGGGGGTAAAACGAATTGTGCTCCCAGAGTGCTGGCCTGTCTGCTGGTATCTCTTCCACACTGTTAAAACAGACACATAAAAATGTCTGGGCATATGGACAATAGAAGAACTCCTTCTGTTGGCCACCTCTCCTGGTGTACCGAGTTACTGACCTGTCTCTTGGTATCTCCTCCATTCTCTGGACACTGAATTGGTGCCCGCCTACAGGTCCCTCCACCTCTAATGTACTGGCTGGTCTCCTGGTATCTGCTCTTTGATCTTGCTTGCTACCTGAGCAACTAATAAGAGCTGTAGAGACCACCTGAATCGGCTTCAGGTCAGGTGACAGACTTGACCAATGCATTGCTTTGCTTTCAAAAACTCTGGTTTGCCTTCTCAGTGTGCTTCAGGTCATTGTGAAGCGCTGAAGGTctccatatttttgtttgtttcatttccaAGCCATGGTGGTAGGTTTTCAGAGCCGAAAAGGATCAGAATGGTGTCCATGTCCCAATATTTATGGACATAGATGGgctaaaacatgccttgtgaaaattaaattgcaattaaaaaaaaaaaaaaaaaaaaaaaaaaactagcaccagagggtgctggaactgcagaaatggaaatcaacccgactttttttttttttttttttttttacagatatgctgcttttaatatcctgacatgacgatgatatattgtggcagttttaatatcgcgataccaTATTGCCGTTTTTGTCACATCCCTATAACTAACAAGACGGCACAAGGGCCAACCAGTCTTCCAAGTTTTATtgatttagaaataaatacaatactaCAAATCAACTCATGTTAAAGTTCATACACACTTCATACACTTTGATATCACATGACTtggcgggcggggggggggtgttaaaaGTGCAAGAATTGATTATCAAGTGAGATAATGGAGCCAATTTGAAAGGAATCAAAAGTGTCGTCCAGTGCAGTGACAGCGATAATCAAAACAATGAAGAAAAATGAAGACTTATGAGATTGTTACAAATGTCAATCCGCCTTCTCCGTCTTTCCAAGCAAACAGAAATGACCGTGTTTTGTCAGCTGCAAAATTCCAAATGATTTTTGAGCTATTCAGGGGAAGAGAACCTGGacggacatgataaaaacactTAAGATCACGAGGACTTTTTGTGATGGGGAACGGAGAGCAGAAGCAGAACCTGGAAGAGAAGTGATATCGTTTTTAGAGAATTTAACAGAATTTGCCATTTTATGGCCACAATGCGGTGCCATCGTACTCACCAGTAAGGCTAATCGTCTTTGTGTGAGACATGGTGATGTTGGTGACGGGGTTGGTCGCCTTGCACGTGTAATTGGACTCCAGCAGCGGGATTTGGATGATGCTGCCGAAGCCGATGGCTGATGACGGCACATTGTTTAGAAACCACTCGTACTCGCTTTCCGGCCGCGAATCGGCCACACACGTGATGGAAACGGTGAGGTCTTTAGACAAGTTCGGACCGTTGATAGTGACGCTGAGAGGTCCGTCTGCAAGAGGATGAGAGATGCCGTTTTAGCTGAAAAATGTTGCAAACTGGCTGTCAGTGGTTGAGTGAGCAgttcggcgaacaaggaagtctcgccggcttgcaatggagagctccagcattGGATGACTATcgcaaaaaaccccaaaacaaaacaaaaaaaatcggaaAATTTTAACCACTTGTTGAGAATGATGACactaaatctcaaattttaggtcaaTCCACGCAGGGGTTTGGAAGCTACTGAATGCcgaattttaaaattttttgagGGGGGGCAAAGGGGTGTGGCCACCTTCCTTTGAACTCTTGTATATCAGGAACTACTGGGCGAATTCCTACTCGGCAATTATTTCCAAGATTGGTGCATATTTTAGTAACCTTTTGCTTTAGTCTTGAGTttacctattttttattttttttatattttatttttttttcttgagagcTCAAAATAtcgttttctcctttttttgtttttttttgttttttaatgtgcgtAAGttcacatttgtgtgtgtgtgtgtgtgtgcatttgtgcGCGCCCATGTGTGAATTCGTGTGACTTTGTGCTCATtagttcacctgaaacctaaaaaaaaaaaaacccattacccttcaccttaaccggattgttcagagtctcgccagagtcgtgaagttcagaaggtcaggagaccagaggaaagatcaaaggagaGACAGAAGGTCAAGAGActagaggaaagatcaaaggagagacagaaggtcaggagactaGAGGAACGATCAAAGGAGAGAAAGGAATCAAAGTGGTCTTTAGTTGACCTTAAACTTGACACCACATTtcatcaaaatcaaaatctgcTTAGGCAAAGCCACCAGCTGATTTGGCACGGAACGACCCCTAAATTGATTTGACCAAAATTAGAAGTTGttgtcacattattattatttttttatatacattattGAATAGTTGCATCTGCACTTAAACCAAAACCCAAAACTTGTATTGCAAGACACCACTGTGCatggccaatttttttttaaagtgctgtaCTCACAGTTGACCAGGAGCTCGTACGGGGGGCTTTCGTGAGGTCCGACCAGATTGGTGGCGACGCACCTGTACGTGCCGCTGTAATTGCGCATCAAGGGCGCGAAGCGAAGCCTGTTCCCTTCCATGTAGTAGTGGGTGTGATTGGCGGCGGACCAGTTGGCCGCAGACCAGTTGGCCGCAAGGTGCACGCCGTCCTTCGTCCAATGGATGGACGTGTACGGCCCGTCCACCACACAGGTGAGCGTGAAATTGTCGCCGTCGATGGGAATGGTGGCGTTTTCCACCGTCACGGAATTGATGTCCTCTGAAGATGACAATGCACTATTACATTAGGTAAGCGAATAGGGAAAAGTAATGCACGTAATTGTTTAGAATTGCTTACATTAATAGTTTAAACCATAAAATACACCACAGACTGATCACAAAgcagttttaacatttttatgttaCTGTTCTTACATTACTGTTAAATTTGAATGCACccgaagtcttttttttttttttttttttttttaacgtagaAAAAGATCTATTAGTAATCGGTGACTACTAAAGTCTTAATTACAGCGGGCGATGCTAAACGAGTCTGCTTGCCCAGTGGGCAATCGTCTCCGTCCTTATGGCGCTTAGTTTTGTGTTGTGCTGCCATGCTCTGACCACACGCAATAATGAAAACTTTCAATGTCTCAAATTAATGTCGCCCATCTGTCGAGTACGTGCCGTTCCAATTTGGTAGCAAATGAACAAACGTgtgtaaaagttacttttttgaaGGACAGGCAGAAACGGTCAAAGTTGTGGCTCGTTAGGAATgagtaattggtgtcaaggaagtatgatCTTGACTgatgtttttaaatacataaaacattTGGGTACTCTTGTGGATTCTTACCAATAACAGAGAGCATCAGGACGTTGGTGCTGTTCTTTCCCGACACGGGATTGCGGGCCTCACAGGTGTATTGTCCGCTCATGTTTAGCGTCAAAGGCGGCGTCACAAACACGGAGCTGTTGGCAACCAGGGTGACGTTGTGCCACCAGCTGAGGATGCTGTCAGGCTGCGACACTGCCGAGCAGCTGAGGTTTACCGACTGACCCTCCACGGCCATCGTCGGACCGTATACCATCGGCGTCTCGGGtccaactacaaaaaaaacatgcacgatCACGATTACTGTCAAATGAagcataaaacaaatacaattgtaTTTTCTGAGTGTAGAACAACCAAATAGCTTTGCTATTAATCTGTTTGTCTTACTGCTAATTAGTAACGCAAAAGTTTATAGATGGGAGATCAAATGGCATCTGTGTGTTATTACAgcggatatttgaacacaattgGTTGCTCAGCATATGTAAACAgatttgcgattggctggcaaccagttcggggtgtaccccgcctactgcccatatccaattgggataggctccagcagcccttgcgacccttgtgaggaacaagcggttcagaaaatggatgtaaacAGATATAACAAATAATACCGGATATTATCTGCATCGTCGGTGGAAAAACGTCTGGCGttactgcagcttactgaggAATTTTGGCAGCTCAATATATAATAAACTCATACACTCGAGGTGCAGCGTCCATTAATTTGAAGTAAAGCATGCCAACGGTTTAGTTCTTTACATTCTGTGTTTGTATGAAAAACAACGGTGAAAGCTGTTATATGATATATATAAGAGTAAATACTCTTATACTCTATATGTAAAATGAatattatacatgttttttttttttattctaaataaaaaaaattggaaatgtgaaataaaatatttttaaaaatatctgaaatacaatatttaatatgagcaattaattataaatacaataaaacgtATAGTATTTAttgtataattttaaaaaatgcatttgtggGTACAAATAAAAGCATTTCCCCATTCACAAAAGCCCTTAATTATATGCACCATTTATCTTttggtgattggctggaggaaaTCCCCTTGGCCACACTACAAAGTACATGTGTGTTACCATTACCAAATATGGTAAGTGTCAAGAAGTATCTATCCACGTCATACTCACAGTTTACAAGGAGCAAATAAGGATCGCTTGGCACGAGTTGAGCCGGATTGATAGCCAAACAATGGTACTGTCCGGAATCATTCCGGTGCAGCTGGGTAAAGTTGACGGTGCGGTTATCCACGGACATCTCGATCCTGGCGTCCGTGATCAGTGGCTGTCCGTTCTTTTGCCATAACACTTGGTCAGCCGGCCCGGAAACGTTGCACGTCATTGTGTAAAAATATTCTTCCACGGGAGGATGCACGGGCACGTCTATATTTACATGATTGATTttctctgaaaaacaaaaaacacacaaagactGTTTGTTGGTTGTTTTCAGAGGGATAAATTTATGGtgttaaaaagttatttttcggTAGTACAGcaacaaagtatttgtattttgttactTCCACCACTGGTTGTTGTTCTTTTCTTTCTGGAAACCCTTCACGTGGTCTCACCAAGAACGGTCAACGTGGTGTCGGCGGAGCTGTTGTCGCCGGTGATGGTGTTGCGGGCCGTGCAGGTGTACGTCCCGCTCATGATTGTGCCGAGAGCAGGTGTTAGGTACACGGACGTGTTGGCCACAGTGGTGCCGTTGAAGACCCACGTGTACTGGCTGGCGGGGTACGACAAGGCACTGCAGCTGAGTGCCACGCTGTTTCCTTCCACTGTCACAATCGGCGACGTGACATTTGGCTCCCCGGCGGGTCCATCTAAAACAGAAATATTGTATTATCACAATACTGTTGACACAACAGTTGCATCATTGTTTTGTCTTGATACAGGGTTCACcagttccggtcctcgaggttgTGACTCCTgctggttttagatgtttccgcctaccaacacacctgatattaaagatcaggatcgttgtcaaggcatgctgatgagctgattatatgaatcaggtgtgctagtgggcgtaagcatctaaaacctgcaggactccggacctcgaggaccggaattggtgactCCTATacggcatgtaaaaaaaaaaacctcacataTGACATTGAGGGTATAATTTTCACTGGTGAAGCTGCTGAGTGGGTTGGAAGCTTCGCACGTGTAATTCCCGTCGTGGGACATCGACACGGGGTCAAAAGTCAGGGTGGCGTTATTCGAGGAGAGGCTCGTGTTGCCGTCAATGTGCAGCGGGGCTCCGTGATGCCACCAGATGATGGACTCCACGCTTCCTACGGTCTCGCAGGTGAGGCTGAA
Coding sequences:
- the LOC144021739 gene encoding cell adhesion molecule CEACAM5-like, with amino-acid sequence MEPPLMCLVVISLLSCLTDGAAGQGIFASENPIAVGKNVTLFSESQVSKGVWLFDNNLVVIIFPEEATITGNWTGRVVFNSTTSALTVMSLGLEDSGTYTLQDVTSSPFQLVLSVQEPISGVSMTTNGSDLVEYNDTVTLTCTVVTGTSLSFTWLNDTVEVTPGGYVQFSEDGSQLTLTKVTRYDEGPYMCNVTNGISDGLSSSAQFNISYGPTDATMSVTPLMHTHITGSHITLSCSAESKPPATIKWMLDGVNLNHTGAHLELPMAVENQSGDYECLLHNSVTSRFSSVSAMIRIMAPITAVTVNHTGGVAVADEPFTLNCHVSGVAEIIQWMKNGDLVSADNTTIFDAGNKTLTLNPAQTSDAGQYTCQAFNAVSNMSSSPYTLAVYYGPSTPVISTPSVALTGNQVLLNCSSSSHPPSTYSWRLNDTEVANTGEYLTGPLTFNMSGIYTCFAFNNVTGRNSSAYRMLTVLAPVSVASVTAVGALPILNHTFSLTCETVGSVESIIWWHHGAPLHIDGNTSLSSNNATLTFDPVSMSHDGNYTCEASNPLSSFTSENYTLNVIYGPAGEPNVTSPIVTVEGNSVALSCSALSYPASQYTWVFNGTTVANTSVYLTPALGTIMSGTYTCTARNTITGDNSSADTTLTVLEKINHVNIDVPVHPPVEEYFYTMTCNVSGPADQVLWQKNGQPLITDARIEMSVDNRTVNFTQLHRNDSGQYHCLAINPAQLVPSDPYLLLVNFGPETPMVYGPTMAVEGQSVNLSCSAVSQPDSILSWWHNVTLVANSSVFVTPPLTLNMSGQYTCEARNPVSGKNSTNVLMLSVIEDINSVTVENATIPIDGDNFTLTCVVDGPYTSIHWTKDGVHLAANWSAANWSAANHTHYYMEGNRLRFAPLMRNYSGTYRCVATNLVGPHESPPYELLVNYGPLSVTINGPNLSKDLTVSITCVADSRPESEYEWFLNNVPSSAIGFGSIIQIPLLESNYTCKATNPVTNITMSHTKTISLTGSASALRSPSQKVLVILSVFIMSVQVLFP
- the pafah1b3 gene encoding platelet-activating factor acetylhydrolase IB subunit gamma is translated as MSADERNPAATPTACEDTQGDGRWMSMHNRFLSDSKGKEPDILFVGDFLVQLMHQFGVWRQLFSPLHALNFGVGSDATQHVLWRLTNGELDHISPKIVVLWVGTQNRGHTAEQICGGILEIVQVIKNKLPHSHTLVLGLLPRGKSPNPLRDRNAEVNRLVREAVARLPHASFLNVDPGFVNSSGSIAHQDMYDYLHLSPQAYQAVCEPLHAHLKSMLDRSAEN